A window of Panthera leo isolate Ple1 chromosome D2, P.leo_Ple1_pat1.1, whole genome shotgun sequence contains these coding sequences:
- the LOC122202292 gene encoding zinc finger protein 260-like isoform X1, whose protein sequence is MRFLWLSRRHLTRSESHLKSVSSFLPLRVIYRPFTSDSNAISPGCLLLSQGLVSFEDVAVNFTWEEWQDLDDAQRTLYRVVMLETYSSLVSLGHCIPKPEVIVKLEQGAEPWTVEEPLEQSLPDVQTAGDLMETGQEYQSRLLWQVGLANYETSTKERTSLGKTLNLSAADVSKLIINNGSYSGVKPELFNVCQNTFLPGEPGGMRVGENAEECHTTGSPLRCADCPGCHPRNQTLRQPLEFSGQGKDFNKGTTLCTYRRAHMGETACRYNEHREACGKSAVTAQERTHIGENHCGCNKWRNTFCEKPTQLHLGLADFEEQHHKHDQSGGNFSKKSHLAQLSRTPLEEKTFECDVCAKTFYKRSNLSKHRKIHTGEKPYKCSECEKTFISKTVLKVHRRTHTGEKPYACVECEKSFCHKSHLTVHQRIHTGEKPYECYECGKSFPVKTKLTVHLRTHTGEKPYECNECRKSFYQKSALTIHQKIHNRETHHECNDCGKTFHKKSVLTAHQRTHTGERPYECKQCGKCFGHRPALTVHQRTHTRDKPYKCNECGKSFCVKPKLTVHLRLHTGEKPFECQECGKTFYQKSKLTVHQRTHTGEKPYECNECRKTFCEKSTLNRHQRTHRGEKPYGCKECRKTFYQKSALTVHQRTHTGEKPYECNDCGKTFCQKSHLSKHLRTHTGEKSCVAETGCMYTKTHFLFVLGTQLAYISQPPFVVGGTM, encoded by the exons ATGCGTTTTTTGTGGCTGTCCAGAAGGCACCTCACACGGAGCGAGTCCCACCTGAAATCCGTGTCGTCTTTTCTTCCCTTACGTGTGATATACCGTCCATTCACCAGTGACTCTAATGCGATTTCTCCTGgatgcctcctcctctctcag GGGTTGGTGTCGTTTGAGGATGTGGCTGTGAACTTCACCTGGGAGGAGTGGCAGGACCTGGATGATGCCCAGCGGACCCTGTACAGGGTCGTGATGCTGGAGACCTACAGTAGCCTGGTGTCACTGG GGCACTGCATTCCCAAACCTGAGGTGATCGTCAAGTTGGAGCAAGGAGCAGAGCCATGGACAGTAGAGGAACCCCTAGAGCAGAGCCTCCCAG ATGTCCAGACTGCAGGTGACCTGATGGAGACTGGCCAGGAGTATCAGAGCAGACTTTTGTGGCAAGTTGGATTGGCCAACTATGAAACGTCAACGAAGGAGAGAACCAGTTTGGGAAAAACACTTAATTTGAGTGCAGCCGACGTTTCTAAACTGATTATAAATAACGGAAGCTACTCAGGAGTGAAGCCAGAGTTGTTTAATGTGTGTCAGAACACGTTTCTCCCTGGTGAGCCTGGTGGGATGCGTGTTGGAGAGAATGCCGAGGAATGTCATACAACGGGGAGCCCCCTCAGGTGTGCCGACTGTCCTGGTTGTCATCCGAGGAATCAGACTTTGCGGCAGCCTCTCGAATTTAGTGGGCAAGGGAAAGACTTCAACAAGGGGACAACACTCTGTACCTATAGGAGAGCTCACATGGGAGAGACTGCCTGTAGGTATAATGAACATCGGGAAGCCTGTGGTAAGTCAGCTGTCACTGCCCAAGAGAGAACTCACATAGGGGAGAATCACTGTGGATGTAACAAATGGAGGAACACTTTTTGTGAGAAACCAACACAGTTGCATCTTGGTCTAGCCGATTTCGAGGAGCAACACCATAAACATGATCAAAGTGGGGGTAATTTCAGCAAGAAATCACACCTCGCTCAGCTTTCGAGAACTCCGTTAGAAGAGAAAACTTTTGAATGTGATGTATGTGCTAAAACTTTCTACAAGAGGTCTAATCTCAGTAAACATCGGAAAatacacacaggagagaaaccctataaatgtaGCGAGTGTGAGAAGACCTTCATTAGTAAAACAGTTCTTAAAGTACATCGGAGAACTCATACAGGGGAGAAGCCCTATGCATGTGTCGAATGTGAGAAATCTTTCTGCCATAAGTCACACCTGACTGTTCATCAGAGAATCCACACAGGGGAAAAACCGTATGAATGTTatgaatgtgggaaatccttcCCTGTGAAGACAAAACTCACCGTACATCTGAgaacacacacaggggagaagccctatgaatgtaatgaatgtagGAAATCCTTTTACCAGAAGTCAGCCCTCACCATACATCAGAAGATTCACAATAGGGAGACACATCATGAATGCAACGACTGTGGTAAGACATTCCATAAGAAGTCAGTTCTCACTGCACATCAGAGAACTCATACAGGAGAGAGACCTTATGAATGTAAACAATGTGGGAAATGCTTTGGCCATCGCCCAGCTCTCACTGtacatcagagaactcacacaaGAGACAAACCTTATAAATGTAACGAATGTGGGAAATCCTTTTGTGTGAAGCCAAAACTCACTGTGCATCTGAGACTTCACACAGGTGAGAAGCCCTTTGAATGTCAGGAGTGTGGGAAAACTTTCTACCAGAAGTCAAAACTCACTGTACACCAGAGAACTCACACTGgtgagaaaccttatgaatgtaatgaatgtcGGAAAACCTTTTGTGAGAAGTCAACCCTCAATAGGCATCAGAGAACTCACAGGGGAGAGAAACCTTATGGATGTAAAGAATGTAGGAAAACTTTCTACCAGAAATCAGCCCTCACTGTtcatcagagaactcacacaggagagaaaccctatgaatgtaatgatTGTGGAAAAACCTTCTGTCAGAAATCACACCTCAGCAAACATTTGAGAACTCACACAGGGGAGAAGTCATGTGTGGCAGAGACTGGCTGTATGTATACCAAAACTCACTTTCTCTTTGTGTTGGGCACACAGTTAGCCTacatttctcagcctccctttGTTGTGGGTGGGACCATGTAA
- the LOC122202292 gene encoding zinc finger protein 883-like isoform X2: protein MTLVHWPSLPAVLPQSSVRFQEQQNMQNSSLGLVSFEDVAVNFTWEEWQDLDDAQRTLYRVVMLETYSSLVSLGHCIPKPEVIVKLEQGAEPWTVEEPLEQSLPDVQTAGDLMETGQEYQSRLLWQVGLANYETSTKERTSLGKTLNLSAADVSKLIINNGSYSGVKPELFNVCQNTFLPGEPGGMRVGENAEECHTTGSPLRCADCPGCHPRNQTLRQPLEFSGQGKDFNKGTTLCTYRRAHMGETACRYNEHREACGKSAVTAQERTHIGENHCGCNKWRNTFCEKPTQLHLGLADFEEQHHKHDQSGGNFSKKSHLAQLSRTPLEEKTFECDVCAKTFYKRSNLSKHRKIHTGEKPYKCSECEKTFISKTVLKVHRRTHTGEKPYACVECEKSFCHKSHLTVHQRIHTGEKPYECYECGKSFPVKTKLTVHLRTHTGEKPYECNECRKSFYQKSALTIHQKIHNRETHHECNDCGKTFHKKSVLTAHQRTHTGERPYECKQCGKCFGHRPALTVHQRTHTRDKPYKCNECGKSFCVKPKLTVHLRLHTGEKPFECQECGKTFYQKSKLTVHQRTHTGEKPYECNECRKTFCEKSTLNRHQRTHRGEKPYGCKECRKTFYQKSALTVHQRTHTGEKPYECNDCGKTFCQKSHLSKHLRTHTGEKSCVAETGCMYTKTHFLFVLGTQLAYISQPPFVVGGTM, encoded by the exons ATGACTCTGGTCCATTGGCCCTCTCTCCCAGCTGTCCTCCCACAGTCCTCGGTGCGTTTCCAAGAGCAGCAGAACATGCAGAATTCATCTCTG GGGTTGGTGTCGTTTGAGGATGTGGCTGTGAACTTCACCTGGGAGGAGTGGCAGGACCTGGATGATGCCCAGCGGACCCTGTACAGGGTCGTGATGCTGGAGACCTACAGTAGCCTGGTGTCACTGG GGCACTGCATTCCCAAACCTGAGGTGATCGTCAAGTTGGAGCAAGGAGCAGAGCCATGGACAGTAGAGGAACCCCTAGAGCAGAGCCTCCCAG ATGTCCAGACTGCAGGTGACCTGATGGAGACTGGCCAGGAGTATCAGAGCAGACTTTTGTGGCAAGTTGGATTGGCCAACTATGAAACGTCAACGAAGGAGAGAACCAGTTTGGGAAAAACACTTAATTTGAGTGCAGCCGACGTTTCTAAACTGATTATAAATAACGGAAGCTACTCAGGAGTGAAGCCAGAGTTGTTTAATGTGTGTCAGAACACGTTTCTCCCTGGTGAGCCTGGTGGGATGCGTGTTGGAGAGAATGCCGAGGAATGTCATACAACGGGGAGCCCCCTCAGGTGTGCCGACTGTCCTGGTTGTCATCCGAGGAATCAGACTTTGCGGCAGCCTCTCGAATTTAGTGGGCAAGGGAAAGACTTCAACAAGGGGACAACACTCTGTACCTATAGGAGAGCTCACATGGGAGAGACTGCCTGTAGGTATAATGAACATCGGGAAGCCTGTGGTAAGTCAGCTGTCACTGCCCAAGAGAGAACTCACATAGGGGAGAATCACTGTGGATGTAACAAATGGAGGAACACTTTTTGTGAGAAACCAACACAGTTGCATCTTGGTCTAGCCGATTTCGAGGAGCAACACCATAAACATGATCAAAGTGGGGGTAATTTCAGCAAGAAATCACACCTCGCTCAGCTTTCGAGAACTCCGTTAGAAGAGAAAACTTTTGAATGTGATGTATGTGCTAAAACTTTCTACAAGAGGTCTAATCTCAGTAAACATCGGAAAatacacacaggagagaaaccctataaatgtaGCGAGTGTGAGAAGACCTTCATTAGTAAAACAGTTCTTAAAGTACATCGGAGAACTCATACAGGGGAGAAGCCCTATGCATGTGTCGAATGTGAGAAATCTTTCTGCCATAAGTCACACCTGACTGTTCATCAGAGAATCCACACAGGGGAAAAACCGTATGAATGTTatgaatgtgggaaatccttcCCTGTGAAGACAAAACTCACCGTACATCTGAgaacacacacaggggagaagccctatgaatgtaatgaatgtagGAAATCCTTTTACCAGAAGTCAGCCCTCACCATACATCAGAAGATTCACAATAGGGAGACACATCATGAATGCAACGACTGTGGTAAGACATTCCATAAGAAGTCAGTTCTCACTGCACATCAGAGAACTCATACAGGAGAGAGACCTTATGAATGTAAACAATGTGGGAAATGCTTTGGCCATCGCCCAGCTCTCACTGtacatcagagaactcacacaaGAGACAAACCTTATAAATGTAACGAATGTGGGAAATCCTTTTGTGTGAAGCCAAAACTCACTGTGCATCTGAGACTTCACACAGGTGAGAAGCCCTTTGAATGTCAGGAGTGTGGGAAAACTTTCTACCAGAAGTCAAAACTCACTGTACACCAGAGAACTCACACTGgtgagaaaccttatgaatgtaatgaatgtcGGAAAACCTTTTGTGAGAAGTCAACCCTCAATAGGCATCAGAGAACTCACAGGGGAGAGAAACCTTATGGATGTAAAGAATGTAGGAAAACTTTCTACCAGAAATCAGCCCTCACTGTtcatcagagaactcacacaggagagaaaccctatgaatgtaatgatTGTGGAAAAACCTTCTGTCAGAAATCACACCTCAGCAAACATTTGAGAACTCACACAGGGGAGAAGTCATGTGTGGCAGAGACTGGCTGTATGTATACCAAAACTCACTTTCTCTTTGTGTTGGGCACACAGTTAGCCTacatttctcagcctccctttGTTGTGGGTGGGACCATGTAA